Proteins encoded together in one Solidesulfovibrio fructosivorans JJ] window:
- a CDS encoding TetR/AcrR family transcriptional regulator, with product MTKKEAIRYAATVLFAHKGFQDTTMQDICKVTGTAEGTIFYHFKSKEGLLIAILEQAKTRILEEYDAAFTGREFASGLEMMEEAVTFYFHLSGLMEHEFTLLQRQFPHQLAEDNNECRAHLAAIYSCLTDIFERVVRAGQRDGSMGDFPPRETAMILFAMVDGLLRLKTCNLYDAGALFDELIASCRRMLAKPRDGSC from the coding sequence ATGACGAAAAAAGAAGCCATCCGCTACGCAGCCACCGTGCTGTTCGCCCACAAGGGGTTCCAGGACACCACCATGCAGGACATCTGCAAGGTGACCGGCACCGCCGAGGGCACGATCTTTTATCATTTCAAGAGCAAGGAAGGGCTTCTCATCGCCATTCTGGAGCAGGCCAAAACCCGCATCCTGGAAGAGTACGACGCCGCCTTCACCGGCCGGGAGTTCGCCTCGGGCCTGGAGATGATGGAAGAGGCCGTGACCTTCTACTTCCATCTCTCGGGCCTCATGGAGCATGAATTCACCCTGCTCCAGCGCCAGTTTCCCCACCAGCTGGCCGAGGACAACAACGAATGCCGGGCCCATCTGGCGGCCATCTACAGCTGCCTGACCGATATCTTCGAGCGTGTGGTGCGCGCCGGCCAGCGCGACGGATCCATGGGAGACTTTCCGCCCCGGGAAACCGCCATGATCCTTTTCGCCATGGTCGACGGGCTGTTGCGGCTTAAGACCTGCAACCTCTACGACGCCGGGGCGCTTTTCGACGAGCTGATCGCATCCTGCCGCAGGATGCTGGCCAAACCACGTGACGGGAGTTGCTGA
- a CDS encoding RrF2 family transcriptional regulator, with the protein MKLTTRSRYGTRMILDMALHAVDGPVRIKDVAARQGVSIKYLEKLVRELKQAGFVRSRRGPRGGHELAKPLSEITVGAIVRALEGDISLVECDGEGSGQSCPRLADCLTREVWAEAARAMHERLDAITLADLVAKADAKARQDAACR; encoded by the coding sequence ATGAAGCTCACCACTCGAAGCCGTTACGGAACCCGCATGATCCTGGACATGGCCCTCCATGCCGTCGACGGCCCGGTGCGCATCAAGGACGTGGCCGCCCGCCAGGGCGTTTCCATCAAATATCTGGAAAAGCTCGTGCGCGAGCTCAAGCAGGCCGGATTCGTGCGCAGCCGTCGCGGGCCGCGCGGCGGGCACGAACTGGCCAAGCCCCTGTCCGAGATCACCGTCGGGGCCATCGTGCGGGCCCTGGAGGGGGATATTTCCCTGGTCGAGTGCGACGGGGAGGGCAGCGGGCAATCCTGCCCGCGCCTGGCCGACTGCCTGACCCGCGAGGTTTGGGCCGAGGCCGCCCGGGCCATGCACGAGCGCCTCGACGCCATCACTTTGGCCGATCTGGTGGCCAAGGCCGACGCCAAGGCGCGTCAGGATGCGGCCTGTCGGTGA
- a CDS encoding hybrid sensor histidine kinase/response regulator, whose translation MAQGEKSEGRKSVLIVENDLASADQLRAQIMRLGYQALGPATDVMTAMDMVARLVPDIAIIDLSPADATIGLDLGRTVAARNIPVIFTTAKHDLGIMFRAAQAKPSGLLLKPLEPHMLAVALETALRLRAEDMLARRCQDLSESERRFRAVFEQAGVGVNRQTPEGRFIEVNERFARLLGRPVMEVIGHSYREFTHPDDLEGQEAAFRDLLAGRKDSVVREKRYVRPDGSIVWCRINLTAARDRQGHPECLLAVTEDITARKRAETELINQLAFQRSLMDAAVNPIFVQDPAGHYVSINKACATLLGMTIESAQGLTAREIFSDDLWEELAERDREILSQGGVQEFEVALEDASGRLRHLVLNRARFDDAEGHPQGIVSVGTDVTDSKRVEKDLRDEQEVLQRILAGIRAGIFIIDPRTKRIEDVNPVAEELCGRSREELVGEPCRAICWRGMDGREVTACPLMERNILNEEMRLMRPDGRTVPVIKTVISAKRRGEVRLFEIVFDVSERKALERQLAVAQKLESIGELAAGIAHEINTPTQYIGDNLHFLSTAFAGLGTALSKIQAEAERLADAAGDAAAREAIAAARSEADVDFLLEEAPRALEQSVEGVARVTAIVSAMKKFSHPGGEEKTAVDINAAVENTVTVAKNEWKYVADVVLELDRGLPPVFCLPGDFNQVILNILVNAAHAVAERVKGTAEKGVITIRTAADGDNLVLSVTDTGMGIAEENRGKIFDPFFTTKEVGKGTGQGLAITHNIVVSKHGGAIDFETEPGRGTTFYVRVPFGGKPAGAPSGASA comes from the coding sequence ATGGCTCAAGGGGAGAAAAGCGAAGGGCGCAAAAGCGTCCTGATCGTCGAGAACGACCTTGCCTCGGCCGATCAGTTGCGCGCGCAGATCATGCGTTTGGGCTACCAGGCCCTGGGGCCGGCCACGGATGTGATGACGGCCATGGACATGGTCGCCAGGCTCGTCCCGGACATCGCCATCATCGACCTGTCGCCGGCCGATGCCACCATCGGCCTGGACCTGGGGCGCACTGTGGCCGCCAGGAATATTCCCGTCATCTTCACCACTGCCAAGCATGATCTCGGCATCATGTTCCGGGCGGCCCAGGCCAAGCCCAGCGGGCTGCTGCTCAAGCCCCTGGAACCGCATATGCTGGCCGTGGCCTTGGAGACGGCCCTGCGCCTTCGGGCCGAGGATATGCTCGCCCGCCGTTGCCAGGACCTTTCCGAAAGCGAGCGGCGTTTTCGGGCCGTTTTCGAGCAGGCCGGCGTGGGGGTCAATCGCCAGACGCCCGAAGGGCGTTTCATCGAGGTCAACGAACGTTTCGCCCGCCTGCTCGGCCGGCCGGTCATGGAAGTAATCGGCCACTCCTACCGCGAATTCACCCACCCCGACGACCTGGAAGGCCAGGAGGCGGCGTTTCGGGACCTGCTGGCCGGCCGCAAGGATTCCGTGGTCCGGGAAAAGCGGTACGTGCGCCCGGACGGGTCCATCGTCTGGTGCCGTATCAACCTCACGGCCGCCCGGGATAGACAGGGGCACCCCGAGTGCCTGCTGGCCGTCACCGAGGACATCACCGCCCGCAAGCGGGCCGAAACCGAACTCATCAACCAGCTCGCTTTCCAGCGCAGCCTCATGGACGCGGCCGTCAACCCCATTTTCGTCCAGGACCCCGCAGGCCATTACGTCAGCATCAACAAGGCCTGCGCGACCCTTTTGGGCATGACCATCGAAAGCGCCCAGGGGCTGACCGCCCGGGAGATTTTTTCCGACGACCTCTGGGAGGAACTGGCCGAGCGCGACCGGGAAATCCTGAGCCAGGGCGGCGTGCAGGAATTCGAGGTGGCGCTGGAGGATGCCTCGGGCCGGCTGCGTCACCTGGTGCTCAACCGCGCCCGGTTCGACGATGCCGAGGGCCATCCCCAGGGTATTGTCAGCGTGGGCACCGACGTCACCGACAGCAAGCGGGTGGAAAAGGACCTGCGCGACGAGCAGGAGGTGCTGCAGCGCATCCTGGCCGGCATCCGGGCCGGGATCTTCATTATCGACCCCAGGACCAAGCGCATCGAAGACGTCAACCCCGTGGCCGAGGAACTGTGCGGCCGGTCCCGCGAGGAGCTCGTGGGCGAGCCTTGCCGGGCGATCTGCTGGCGGGGCATGGACGGGCGCGAAGTGACGGCCTGTCCCCTCATGGAACGCAACATCCTCAACGAGGAAATGCGGCTCATGCGTCCCGACGGGCGCACCGTGCCGGTGATAAAGACCGTGATTTCGGCCAAGCGTCGGGGCGAGGTGCGGCTTTTCGAGATCGTCTTCGACGTCAGCGAGCGCAAGGCCCTGGAGCGCCAGCTGGCCGTGGCCCAGAAACTCGAATCCATCGGCGAACTGGCCGCCGGCATCGCCCACGAGATCAATACGCCGACCCAGTACATCGGCGACAACCTGCATTTTCTGTCCACGGCCTTTGCCGGGCTCGGCACGGCGCTGTCCAAGATACAGGCCGAGGCCGAACGGCTGGCCGACGCGGCCGGTGATGCCGCCGCGCGCGAAGCCATCGCGGCGGCGAGAAGCGAGGCGGATGTGGATTTTCTGCTGGAGGAGGCGCCGCGCGCCCTGGAGCAGTCGGTGGAGGGCGTGGCCCGGGTCACGGCCATCGTTTCGGCCATGAAGAAGTTTTCCCATCCCGGGGGTGAGGAAAAGACCGCCGTGGACATCAACGCGGCCGTGGAAAACACCGTCACCGTGGCCAAAAACGAATGGAAGTACGTGGCCGACGTGGTCCTCGAGCTGGACCGCGGCCTGCCGCCGGTGTTCTGCCTGCCTGGGGACTTCAACCAGGTCATCCTCAACATCCTCGTCAACGCCGCCCACGCCGTGGCGGAGAGGGTCAAGGGCACGGCCGAGAAGGGCGTCATCACCATCCGTACCGCCGCCGACGGCGACAATCTCGTTTTGTCCGTGACCGATACGGGCATGGGCATTGCCGAGGAAAACCGCGGCAAGATTTTCGATCCGTTTTTCACCACCAAGGAAGTGGGCAAGGGCACGGGCCAAGGGCTCGCCATCACCCACAACATCGTGGTGAGCAAGCATGGCGGCGCCATCGATTTCGAGACCGAACCCGGCCGGGGCACCACGTTTTACGTGCGGGTGCCTTTTGGCGGAAAGCCGGCCGGCGCGCCGTCCGGAGCCAGCGCGTGA
- a CDS encoding response regulator yields the protein MKTRILFVDDEPNVLSALRRMFHDMRGEWDMAFAADGPTGLAMIAERPFDVVVADMRMPGMDGAMFLREVQIQNPGAIRIVLSGHSDRNMVLETVRPAHQFLPKPCQPADLKAVIDRSLSLREVFLDERVKDVVARLDRLPTVPRLYADLLGLLAQEEPSMREVAGLIAQDVGMSAGILKLVNSAFFGLRTHVSSPAHAVNLLGLDVVKALVLGVGLFDRFDKEAFRDFDLEKLWGHSFGTGRLAREIAEQEEATSAVKEYAYIAGLLHDVGKLVMATNFPDAYRDVIAACREGQGTVLDMERMYFGASHAEVGAYLLGLWGVEDPVVRAVYLHHEPGRDQRAGFSPLLAVHVANRFEHELVVIHQGYALNPLDELYLAASGLSDRLPAWREACAAVVARGPIPEDI from the coding sequence GTGAAGACCCGAATCCTGTTCGTCGACGACGAACCCAATGTGCTGTCCGCCCTGCGCCGCATGTTCCACGACATGCGGGGCGAGTGGGACATGGCCTTTGCCGCCGACGGCCCCACGGGGTTGGCCATGATCGCCGAGCGGCCTTTCGACGTGGTGGTGGCCGACATGCGCATGCCGGGCATGGACGGGGCCATGTTTTTGCGCGAGGTCCAGATCCAGAACCCCGGCGCCATCCGCATCGTGCTTTCCGGCCATTCCGACCGCAACATGGTGCTCGAGACCGTGCGCCCGGCCCACCAGTTTCTGCCCAAGCCCTGCCAGCCGGCCGACCTCAAGGCCGTCATCGACAGGAGCCTGTCCCTGCGCGAGGTCTTTCTCGACGAGCGCGTCAAGGACGTGGTGGCCCGTCTCGACCGGCTGCCCACCGTGCCCCGGCTCTACGCCGACCTGCTCGGGCTGCTGGCCCAGGAGGAGCCGTCCATGCGCGAGGTGGCCGGGCTCATCGCCCAGGACGTGGGCATGTCCGCCGGCATCCTGAAACTCGTCAATTCCGCCTTTTTCGGCCTGCGCACCCATGTTTCGAGTCCGGCCCATGCCGTCAACCTGCTCGGGCTCGACGTGGTCAAGGCGCTGGTTCTCGGGGTGGGGCTTTTCGACAGGTTCGACAAGGAGGCCTTTCGCGATTTCGACCTGGAAAAGCTCTGGGGGCACAGCTTTGGCACCGGCCGGCTGGCCCGGGAGATCGCCGAACAGGAAGAGGCCACCTCGGCCGTGAAGGAGTACGCCTATATCGCCGGGTTGCTCCACGACGTGGGCAAACTGGTCATGGCCACCAATTTTCCGGACGCCTACCGGGACGTCATCGCCGCCTGCCGCGAGGGTCAGGGCACCGTCCTCGACATGGAGCGGATGTATTTCGGCGCCTCCCATGCCGAGGTCGGCGCGTATCTGCTCGGGCTTTGGGGCGTGGAGGATCCGGTGGTGCGGGCGGTGTACCTGCACCATGAGCCCGGACGCGACCAGCGGGCCGGGTTCTCGCCGCTTCTGGCGGTGCATGTGGCCAACCGCTTCGAGCACGAGCTGGTGGTGATCCACCAGGGCTATGCCTTAAATCCCCTGGACGAGCTGTACCTGGCCGCATCCGGGCTGTCGGACCGCCTGCCCGCGTGGCGCGAGGCCTGCGCGGCGGTGGTGGCCCGGGGACCGATTCCCGAAGATATCTGA
- a CDS encoding STAS domain-containing protein (This anti-anti-sigma factor, or anti-sigma factor antagonist, belongs to a family that includes characterized members SpoIIAA, RsbV, RsfA, and RsfB.) — protein sequence MDLTTTLHGTCLVVEIHSPEVDHTVSEDFKEAVLARFETSGARELLLDLGPVSFLDSKAIGAMVSVRKTVTAKGGKLGLYGLQPNVAKIIRVVTLGTLFEVYPDLQTALERACG from the coding sequence ATGGACCTGACGACGACGCTGCACGGAACCTGTCTGGTGGTGGAAATCCATTCCCCGGAAGTGGACCACACGGTCAGCGAGGACTTCAAGGAGGCGGTGCTCGCGCGCTTTGAGACGTCCGGCGCGCGCGAACTGCTGCTCGACCTCGGTCCGGTGTCGTTTCTCGACAGCAAGGCCATCGGCGCCATGGTGTCGGTACGCAAGACCGTCACCGCCAAGGGAGGCAAGCTCGGGCTGTACGGGCTTCAGCCTAATGTGGCGAAGATCATCCGGGTGGTGACCCTCGGCACGCTGTTCGAGGTCTACCCGGACCTGCAGACGGCGCTGGAGCGGGCCTGCGGGTAA
- a CDS encoding PP2C family protein-serine/threonine phosphatase, with the protein MARVLIADDNPIFREVIKRHVTGLFDCDVIEARDGAEAVDLSGRARPDMILLDLVMPGMDGIEAIRRIRALPGLAEVPIVFLSAETDRRVWAEALSAGANDFISKPYHRQELAARLSLHLKLSRLGRELRAQNALFSRERYLAGCVQRQLLPKDLNFPGFDSAAVYQAQEQVGGDFYEAWDDGDGVYLLMADISGHGASAAMLMAVCKGLLVSLRAERLTPAAIVGRCNTLLCDMLDGGDLDMFVTMVLCRIERTRPMLTVVSAGHVPTFILSSKGIVEIDSQDPALGIIADHAFTDQTVAFTPGDILFCYTDGLTELRSPGREFFGERRLLQLLRPDVAPKDLIGEIIEAALPFCKGILQDDLAMAALRRLSD; encoded by the coding sequence ATGGCGCGGGTGCTCATCGCCGACGACAATCCGATCTTCCGGGAAGTCATCAAGCGCCATGTGACCGGCCTTTTCGACTGCGACGTCATCGAGGCCCGCGACGGGGCCGAAGCCGTGGACCTGTCCGGCCGCGCCCGGCCGGACATGATCCTGCTCGACCTCGTCATGCCGGGCATGGACGGCATCGAGGCCATCCGCCGCATCCGGGCCCTGCCGGGGCTCGCCGAAGTGCCCATCGTCTTTCTGTCCGCCGAAACCGACCGCCGCGTCTGGGCCGAGGCCCTCTCGGCCGGGGCCAACGACTTCATCTCCAAGCCCTACCACCGCCAGGAACTGGCGGCCCGGCTGTCGCTGCACCTCAAACTCTCGCGCCTGGGGCGGGAACTGCGGGCCCAAAACGCCCTATTTTCCCGCGAGCGCTACCTGGCCGGCTGCGTGCAGCGCCAGCTCCTTCCCAAGGACCTCAATTTTCCGGGATTCGATTCAGCGGCCGTGTACCAAGCCCAGGAACAGGTGGGCGGGGACTTCTACGAGGCCTGGGACGACGGCGACGGCGTGTACCTGCTGATGGCCGACATCTCGGGGCACGGGGCCTCGGCGGCCATGCTCATGGCCGTGTGCAAGGGCCTGCTCGTCTCGCTTCGCGCCGAGCGGCTCACCCCGGCCGCGATCGTCGGCCGGTGCAACACGCTCTTATGCGACATGCTCGACGGCGGCGACCTGGACATGTTCGTGACCATGGTCCTGTGCCGCATCGAGCGGACAAGACCGATGCTGACCGTGGTCTCGGCCGGGCATGTGCCGACGTTTATCCTGTCTTCGAAGGGAATTGTGGAAATCGACTCCCAGGACCCGGCCCTCGGCATCATTGCGGACCATGCCTTCACGGACCAGACCGTGGCCTTCACCCCGGGCGACATCCTGTTTTGCTACACGGACGGACTGACGGAGCTGCGCTCGCCGGGACGGGAGTTCTTCGGCGAAAGGCGGTTGCTGCAGCTGTTGCGCCCGGACGTTGCGCCAAAGGACCTGATCGGCGAAATCATCGAAGCGGCCCTGCCCTTTTGCAAGGGCATCCTCCAGGACGACCTGGCCATGGCCGCGTTGCGCCGGCTTTCGGATTAA
- a CDS encoding MltA domain-containing protein, whose product MRRHISNFSRLLSACCILAAVLALAGCAGVRKPAPTRPATTQKIPAAPRPLGPWDARISPTSQQIPSFSSLAPAVDRSIAYASRKPASAVAVDVPGATLTWGRLRQGLVTFRRILPELDRDPSVLARYFTWVPLPTQTLVTGYYAPTIEVSRTEHGPYAWPIYRNPGGRMAKKYNREAIDFFGALRGKGLEIGWARDPIAVFFLHVQGSGRLRFVEDGSTSYVLYAGSNGRRYVGVGRVMVNAGCFTDAEMSMQAIRHYLEEHPSQIKQYLTANPSYIYFKPSQTPPVGAMGVPVTPHASVAVDPGFVPYGALMVLDADLPGYPGPASERFTGFVMAQDTGCMRGNHFDLYLGPGDKAAHQAGLMKGTGQAYILVPR is encoded by the coding sequence ATGCGACGGCATATATCCAATTTCTCGCGTCTCCTGTCGGCCTGCTGCATCCTGGCCGCCGTACTCGCCCTGGCCGGTTGCGCCGGGGTACGGAAACCGGCTCCGACCAGGCCGGCGACCACCCAAAAAATCCCGGCAGCGCCCAGGCCCCTCGGCCCCTGGGATGCCCGCATCTCCCCGACCAGCCAGCAGATTCCAAGCTTTTCCTCCCTGGCCCCGGCCGTGGACCGCTCCATCGCCTACGCATCCAGAAAACCCGCCTCGGCCGTGGCTGTGGACGTCCCCGGCGCAACGCTCACCTGGGGCCGCCTGCGCCAGGGGCTTGTGACCTTCCGCCGCATCCTGCCCGAACTCGACCGCGACCCGTCCGTGCTCGCCCGGTATTTCACCTGGGTCCCGTTGCCCACGCAAACCCTGGTCACGGGCTACTACGCGCCCACCATCGAGGTTTCGCGCACCGAGCACGGCCCTTACGCCTGGCCCATCTACCGCAATCCCGGCGGCAGGATGGCCAAGAAATACAACCGCGAGGCCATCGACTTTTTCGGGGCGCTTCGCGGCAAGGGGCTGGAGATCGGCTGGGCCAGGGACCCCATTGCCGTCTTTTTTCTGCACGTTCAGGGCTCGGGCCGGCTGCGCTTCGTGGAGGACGGCTCCACCAGCTATGTGCTTTACGCCGGCAGCAACGGCCGCCGCTACGTGGGCGTGGGCCGGGTCATGGTCAACGCCGGCTGCTTCACCGACGCGGAGATGAGCATGCAGGCCATCCGCCATTACCTCGAAGAACACCCGAGCCAGATCAAACAGTATCTGACGGCCAACCCGAGCTACATCTATTTCAAGCCGTCCCAGACGCCGCCGGTCGGGGCAATGGGCGTGCCCGTCACGCCCCATGCCAGCGTGGCCGTGGACCCGGGCTTCGTGCCCTACGGCGCGCTCATGGTCCTGGACGCCGACCTGCCCGGCTATCCCGGCCCGGCCTCGGAGCGGTTCACCGGGTTCGTCATGGCCCAGGATACGGGCTGCATGCGCGGCAACCATTTCGACCTCTACCTCGGTCCCGGCGACAAGGCCGCCCATCAGGCGGGGCTCATGAAAGGCACGGGACAGGCCTACATCCTCGTGCCGCGCTGA
- a CDS encoding NmrA family NAD(P)-binding protein encodes MHDRILVLGASGLVGGRVLQLLSRHGYDAVGASRRQCDGAWARFDLLDPATHAPALAGVGAVMLLSRPGDTQAHVHAAPFIEAMVAAGVRRVVDLSALGAERRPDFSTRLVERLVEDSGLAWTHVRPNFFAQMLARPPLSTEIARQRTLRLPLEAAKVAYVDAFDVAAVIFRALTDPELAGRAVTISGPEALDHEEVARRLSAALGETVRYVAISEAVARELLAARGFPAPQIERVLEFYALCRQGLCATPDTRTARLLGRPLGTFDAVIGANLPAWRGDAA; translated from the coding sequence ATGCATGATCGTATTCTTGTTCTTGGAGCGTCTGGTCTTGTCGGCGGCCGGGTTTTGCAATTGCTTTCACGGCACGGCTACGATGCGGTTGGCGCCTCGCGTCGGCAATGCGATGGAGCCTGGGCGCGCTTCGACCTGCTCGATCCGGCCACCCATGCCCCGGCCCTGGCCGGAGTCGGGGCGGTGATGCTCCTGTCGCGGCCGGGCGACACGCAGGCCCATGTCCATGCCGCGCCCTTCATCGAGGCCATGGTCGCCGCCGGCGTGCGGCGCGTGGTCGACCTCTCGGCCTTGGGGGCCGAGCGCCGCCCGGATTTTTCGACCCGCCTGGTCGAACGGCTTGTGGAGGATTCGGGCCTGGCATGGACGCATGTACGGCCGAATTTCTTCGCCCAGATGCTGGCGCGGCCGCCCCTGTCCACGGAAATCGCGCGCCAACGCACGCTGCGCTTGCCCCTGGAGGCGGCCAAGGTGGCCTATGTCGACGCCTTTGACGTGGCCGCCGTGATCTTCCGGGCCCTGACCGACCCGGAGCTTGCCGGCCGGGCGGTCACGATAAGCGGCCCCGAAGCGCTCGACCACGAGGAGGTTGCCCGGCGTCTGTCCGCCGCCCTGGGCGAGACGGTCCGCTATGTCGCCATTTCCGAGGCGGTGGCCCGCGAACTGCTTGCTGCGCGCGGTTTTCCCGCGCCCCAGATCGAGCGGGTGCTGGAGTTTTACGCGCTTTGCCGGCAGGGGCTTTGCGCCACGCCCGACACCCGGACGGCGCGGCTTCTGGGCCGGCCCCTGGGCACGTTCGATGCGGTCATTGGCGCCAACCTGCCGGCTTGGCGGGGGGACGCGGCGTAA
- a CDS encoding protein-tyrosine phosphatase family protein — translation MTAGTDDHAYPLTWVTEHLAVGGAPMSNEQLKSLKDQGIGAILNLCAEFCDLHDIEAAAGFEVYYLPVPDEQAPDLPALEKALAWLDEAIYLGKKVLIHCRHGIGRTGTVLNAYLLRRGLGHKMAARVLRPLRAKPANFDQWWTIRRYGRAAGRLTIREPRLESGHLVDLAPFLGDYAGLVAAARIAAKGLPRCGRDHARCCRTPLSLSLVEAVHVSHRINVDLDSETRLAVIEDAAGASREIEKLAARYGAGNTHCLSAWARLCPLSRQDKCLIFANRPLACLTNGIEAEAATRLWEKALEPGLATLSRQVFLALAGGLGGENLPRFPLPDVVSGRYVSAVFKHLLALSQNGGR, via the coding sequence ATGACCGCCGGGACCGACGACCACGCCTACCCCCTGACCTGGGTCACGGAACATCTGGCCGTCGGCGGCGCGCCCATGTCCAACGAGCAACTGAAGTCGCTCAAGGACCAGGGCATCGGGGCCATCCTCAACCTGTGCGCGGAATTTTGCGACCTGCACGACATCGAGGCCGCCGCCGGCTTCGAAGTCTATTACCTGCCCGTGCCCGACGAGCAAGCCCCGGACCTGCCGGCCCTGGAAAAAGCGCTGGCCTGGCTCGACGAGGCCATCTACCTCGGCAAGAAGGTGCTCATCCACTGCCGCCACGGCATCGGCCGCACCGGCACGGTCTTAAACGCCTACCTGCTGCGCCGGGGGCTCGGCCACAAGATGGCCGCCCGGGTGCTGCGGCCCCTTCGCGCCAAACCGGCCAACTTCGACCAGTGGTGGACCATCCGGCGCTACGGCCGGGCGGCCGGCCGGCTCACCATCCGCGAACCGCGCCTGGAAAGCGGCCATCTGGTCGACCTGGCCCCGTTCCTGGGCGATTACGCCGGGCTGGTCGCGGCCGCGCGCATCGCCGCCAAGGGGCTGCCCCGGTGCGGGCGCGATCACGCCCGCTGCTGCCGCACGCCGCTGTCCCTGTCCCTTGTCGAGGCGGTGCACGTCAGCCACCGCATCAACGTGGACCTCGACAGCGAAACGCGCCTGGCCGTCATCGAGGACGCGGCCGGGGCCTCCCGGGAAATCGAAAAGCTTGCCGCCCGCTACGGCGCGGGAAACACCCACTGCCTTTCGGCCTGGGCCCGCTTGTGCCCGCTGTCGCGACAGGACAAGTGCCTGATTTTCGCCAACCGTCCCCTGGCCTGCCTGACGAACGGCATCGAGGCCGAGGCGGCGACGCGGTTGTGGGAAAAGGCGCTGGAGCCGGGACTGGCCACCCTGTCGCGCCAGGTGTTCCTGGCCCTGGCCGGAGGACTCGGCGGCGAAAACCTGCCGCGCTTTCCCCTGCCCGACGTGGTGTCTGGACGCTACGTGTCGGCGGTGTTCAAGCACCTGCTCGCCCTGTCCCAAAACGGCGGCCGTTGA
- a CDS encoding PEP-utilizing enzyme has product MRASGGAAAGVVAHAPTILDIEAITPGTVLVTPTLPTTLARAVDRLAAVVAASGSRAGHFASVAREFGLPVLTGVPDAFALLPQGEEVTVDADAGAVYPGRVAELLGRPAQAPPTAGSPVAERLERLVPLLARLTLTDPASPDFTPSKVRSFHDIVRFAHEKAVTEMFSLVGDDGRGLASARKVKSALPMSMYVLDLGGGVFESAATDKELRPDQIKSAPMWALWSGLAAEDAPWPEGPPITDDAALDRTSAGLFTGEARHLASYAVISDLYAHVMLRFGYHFTVVDALCGPKEAQNFVNFRFKGGGADFASRALRLACVRRILTHFGFTVRASGDLLDATLARVPEHIAQKRLAMLGCLLAATRLLDMRLSDQADADAWVEAFLARTDR; this is encoded by the coding sequence ATGCGGGCCTCGGGCGGCGCGGCCGCCGGCGTGGTGGCCCATGCCCCGACGATCCTCGACATCGAGGCCATCACCCCGGGCACGGTGCTCGTCACCCCCACCCTGCCGACCACGCTGGCCCGGGCCGTGGACAGGCTCGCGGCCGTGGTCGCCGCTTCCGGCAGCCGGGCCGGGCATTTCGCTTCGGTGGCCCGGGAATTCGGCCTGCCCGTCCTGACCGGGGTGCCGGACGCCTTCGCGCTTTTGCCCCAGGGAGAGGAAGTGACCGTCGACGCCGACGCCGGGGCGGTCTATCCCGGCCGGGTGGCCGAACTCCTGGGCCGCCCGGCCCAGGCGCCCCCCACCGCCGGCTCGCCCGTGGCCGAACGGCTCGAGCGGCTGGTGCCGCTTCTGGCCCGGCTCACTCTGACCGACCCGGCCTCCCCGGATTTCACGCCGTCCAAGGTCAGGTCCTTTCACGACATCGTGCGCTTCGCCCACGAGAAGGCCGTGACCGAGATGTTTTCCCTGGTCGGCGACGACGGCCGGGGACTGGCCTCGGCCCGCAAGGTCAAAAGCGCCCTGCCCATGAGCATGTACGTGCTCGACCTCGGCGGGGGCGTGTTCGAATCCGCGGCAACGGACAAGGAGCTACGACCCGACCAGATCAAGAGCGCGCCCATGTGGGCCCTGTGGTCGGGACTGGCCGCCGAGGACGCTCCCTGGCCCGAGGGACCGCCCATCACCGACGATGCGGCCCTCGACCGCACGAGCGCCGGCCTTTTTACCGGCGAGGCCCGCCATCTGGCCAGCTACGCCGTCATCTCCGACCTCTACGCCCACGTCATGCTGCGCTTCGGCTACCACTTCACCGTGGTGGACGCCCTCTGCGGCCCCAAGGAAGCGCAAAACTTCGTCAATTTCCGCTTCAAGGGCGGCGGAGCCGATTTCGCCAGCCGGGCCCTGCGCCTGGCCTGCGTGCGCCGCATCCTGACCCACTTCGGCTTCACCGTGCGCGCCTCCGGCGACCTGCTCGACGCGACCCTTGCCCGCGTGCCCGAACATATCGCGCAAAAACGCCTGGCCATGCTCGGCTGCCTGCTCGCCGCGACCCGGCTCCTCGACATGCGCCTGTCCGACCAGGCCGACGCCGACGCCTGGGTGGAGGCGTTTTTGGCCAGAACCGACCGGTAA